The Parus major isolate Abel chromosome 5, Parus_major1.1, whole genome shotgun sequence genome contains a region encoding:
- the ZNF106 gene encoding zinc finger protein 106 isoform X3, whose amino-acid sequence MVQQRKCALCHIVYNSKKEMEEHMRSMLHHRELENLKGRDSSHECRVCRVTLVGLSAYAKHISSQLHKDNINAHDRKEDEKEEAEEEYLDKELTQLIKQKKERNRQTEPSCANKELECDDRRSQRLREERAAYKEREAYDQSSWHHHSASQRDWKWEKDDYVSPRQGKFSHSQRNLNINKHSGGARGRSGWHQNVSGSPSNRHNCGNSGNAWHLSGRGGGTSNWHHGARERNSAWHSEETGHFSSWNSKSYGGNWKSSSRGANGWNFGSSGDSYSPEPSIYSKERYTWQRPEKGDVLPYRNRRNRDDSLDFTSDKLAAEGGLDFSLLKQLESKTSRASGKSVSPSRDKTYRWTPYPSQKTAEQQARSEDNSKTLDKMDSVLTPRTDSSVKEKTGEANVSLSKLQEHEASSPSFGTSDKPDSCKVVKDCSSGEKPDKDDSRSNRMPSVKSPLLNITDMKLSFSKQDTNSLLKNVRLLLSSTSSEEQNHLNAVNLETNSFSSYSSKLHGACVGNLQDNKGVLGNNLGDPVNHLSEAEQNPKGVQSNHSLQNAPLSSCKDTSDQNRRETGKALPKKEFKIDSLGDVSGDDLMGSEKSEASVAKLDSSVSSCLPCDAPDGKTITSEKEGYKKTSASSIAPVELKNFTFQVEPTVSSSSSQDPLHVDLKISQDREGNEECVKSHDQFEMEGFENPSDNELQKGGSQSGGGLLPDLSKLGLPASLQRDLTRHISLKSKVGTHLPEPNLNNARRIRNVNCLRRSETEKESGLKPTLRQILSASRRNVNWDQVIQQVTKKKQELGKGLPRFGIEMVPLVQNEQEGLELSEESDPSTLEGFQWEGISLAVSGSARKRSFSESSVIADRNPSDYSFFSEQAKIKESGQRQVIAASHSHHITSGYEAVTDIEADQKEETPSLALSPFMSERTEASRRSHSLQAAFEITGLVEQDQESPEKRTPLLEKQNVLEISEENRPASNSASLLAVSNNIDAATDSSCTSGTEQNDSQGIGKKRRATGEGSSPEIPSLERNNKRRKIKGKRERSQVDQLLAISLREEELSKSLQSVDRSLLQARAALQAAYIEVQRFLVLKQQITMEMSTLRSQRIQILQGLQETYEPSELSEQLSCNTLTERRNSKSQMAADPIPSGSLLPLVDSLSSSVPPGGSSIPVTMPSPFQSSGSIPSNTPDSPVQVKREPVSPQGTELNVNSVLQSSACAPQTEEAEQNDEETNQKTSVYPVITATISLAGLAGCFQQTNQDVHKPDADKGQSGIPENSSPHSVSVFSKREANDTVGEKFLMDQCSTSLSKHSVLLEMPMDKTPKLSAEPSEQHLTMATVPAEKGNRRRRRLRKKKTLRAAHVPDNSDTEQDMIDFKPVRKVKGGKVPKGEKVTTSTPTREESGVTAQAVRDKDKNDSDASLELVEISAPQCDVVDVGSSESGDEKPDDPSKRDSCNSVDQAALEASCSGYDEVSSTSEIGTNSRNDGKRSVAEIQTSISSVRGSKNSSEVSSEPEQEVCGHL is encoded by the exons GCAAACTGAACCAAGTTGTGCAAACAAAGAATTAGAATGTGATGATAGGAGATCACAGAGATTGCGAGAAGAAAGAGCTGCATACAAAGAAAGAGAAGCTTATGATCAATCATCTTGGCATCATCATAGTGCATCACAAAGGGACTGGAAGTGGGAAAAAGATGATTATGTTAGTCCTAGACAAGGCAAATTTTCACACTCTCAGAGGAACcttaatataaataaacattcaGGAGGTGCAAGGGGGCGCTCTGGGTGGCACCAGAATGTTTCAGGAAGCCCTTCAAATCGACATAACTGTGGGAATTCTGGAAATGCTTGGCATCTAAGTGGGCGGGGAGGAGGAACCTCAAATTGGCATCATGGTGCCAGGGAAAGAAATTCTGCTTGGCACTCAGAAGAAACAGGTCATTTTTCTAGCTGGAATTCCAAGAGTTATGGAGGAAACTGGAAATCAAGTTCTCGTGGTGCAAATGGCTGGAATTTTGGAAGCTCGGGAGATTCGTATTCACCAGAGCCAAGTATATACAGTAAGGAAAGGTACACATGGCAGCGGCCAGAGAAAGGTGATGTTCTGCCATACAGAAATCGAAGGAATAGGGATGACTCTCTGGATTTTACTAGTGATAAGCTCGCTGCTGAAGGGGGATTGGATTTTAGTCTATTGAAACAGCTAGAAAGCAAAACTTCAAGAGCTAGTGGAAAAAGTGTCAGTCCTTCCAGAGATAAAACATATCGCTGGACTCCCTACCCATCCcagaaaactgcagaacaaCAAGCACGGTCTGAAGATAATTCAAAAACTTTGGATAAAATGGATTCTGTACTTACGCCTCGTACTGATTcatcagtgaaagaaaaaactggTGAAGCCAATGTTAGCCTTTCAAAACTTCAAGAACATGAAGCATCTTCCCCTTCTTTTGGAACCTCAGATAAGCCTGATTCTTGCAAGGTTGTAAAAGACTGTTCCAGTGGTGAAAAGCCTGACAAAGATGATAGCAGAAGTAATAGGATGCCATCAGTGAAATCCCCTCTACTGAATATCACAGATATGAAGTTATCCTTTTCAAAGCAAGACACAAACAGTCTCTTAAAAAATGTCAGGCTTTTATTATCATCAACTAGTAGTGAAGAACAGAATCATTTGAATGCAGTGAACTTGGAAACAAACAGTTTCTCCTCTTATTCATCAAAACTGCATGGTGCTTGTGTTGGTAACTTACAAGACAACAAAGGTGTGCTTGGTAACAATCTTGGAGATCCTGTTAATCACTTAAgtgaagcagaacaaaatccCAAAGGTGTTCAGTCCAACCATTCCTTGCAAAATGCACCTTTAAGTTCTTGCAAAGATACAAGTGACCAGAATAGGAGAGAAACTGGGAAAGCATTGCCAAAGAAGGAGTTCAAAATAGATTCGTTAGGAGATGTGAGTGGTGATGATTTAATGGGAAGTGAGAAGTCAGAAGCAAGTGTTGCAAAGCTGGATTCTTCTGTTAGTTCTTGCTTACCCTGTGATGCTCCTGATGGTAAAACTATCACCTCTGAAAAGGAAGGTTATAAAAAAACATCTGCTTCAAGTATTGCTCCTGTTGAGCtaaaaaattttacatttcaggTAGAACCCACAGTTTCTTCATCAAGCAGTCAGGACCCTTTGCATGTGGATTTGAAAATTTcacaggacagggaagggaatgAAGAGTGTGTCAAGTCACATGATCAGTTTGAAATGGAAGGTTTTGAAAATCCTTCAGATAATGAGCTTCAAAAGGGAGGAAGCCAGTCAGGAGGCGGCCTTCTTCCTGACTTAAGCAAACTTGGCCTGCCTGCTTCTCTGCAAAGAGACCTGACACGGCATATCAGTCTGAAGAGCAAAGTCGGGACACATCTCCCAGAGCCCAATCTCAATAACGCACGTCGCATTCGGAATGTGAATTGTCTTCGGAGAAGTGAGACAGAGAAGGAGTCAGGGCTTAAACCTACGCTCAGGCAGATTCTTAGTGCTTCCAGGCGAAATGTTAACTGGGATCAGGTCATCCAGCAGGTAACCAAGAAGAAACAGGAACTTGGCAAAGGTTTACCAAG GTTTGGCATAGAAATGGTGCCTCTTGTTCAAAATGAGCAAGAAGGTCTAGAACTCAGTGAAGAATCTGATCCATCTACTCTGGAAGGATTCCAGTGGGAAGGGATTTCTTTAGCAGTATCTGGCTCTGCCAGAAAACGTAGCTTTTCTGAAAGCAGTGTCATAGCAGACAGAAATCCTTCTGATTATAGCTTTTTCAGTGAACAAGCCAAAATTAAAGAAAGTGGGCAAAGGCAAGTAATTGCAGCCAGCCACTCACATCATATAACATCTGGATATGAGGCAGTCACTGACATTGAAGCTGATCAGAAAGAGGAGACACCATCTCTTGCTTTGTCACCTTTTATGTCTGAAAGAACTGAGGCTAGCAGAAGAAGTCACAGCCTACAGGCCGCCTTTGAGATCACAGGCCTTGTAGAACAAGACCAGGAGAGCCCAGAGAAGAGAACACCTCTTCTTGAAAAGCAAAACGTATTAGAGATCTCAGAAGAAAATCGTCCAGCTTCAAATAGTGCTTCACTTCTTGCAGTGTCTAATAACATAGATGCGGCTACAGACAGTAGCTGCACATCTGGTACTGAACAGAATGACAGCCAAGGAATTGGAAAGAAGCGAAGGGCAACTGGA GAGGGATCTTCTCCTGAAATCCCTAGtctagaaagaaataataaaagaagaaaaatcaaaggtaAAAGAG aacGTTCTCAGGTAGACCAGTTGTTGGCTATTTCTCTGAGGGAAGAAGAGTTAAGTAAGTCCCTGCAGAGTGTGGACAGGAGCCTCCTGCAGGCGAGGGCTGCCCTGCAGGCTGCCTATATTGAGGTTCAACGGTTCCTTGTGTTAAAGCAGCAG ATAACTATGGAAATGAGTACACTAAGAAGTCAGAGAATCCAGATCCTTCAGGGGCTACAAG AAACATATGAACCTTCTGAACTCTCAGAGCAACTTTCCTGCAATACCCTAACTGAGAGACGAAACAGCAAGTCTCAGATGGCAGCTGACCCAATTCCTTCAGGCTCTCTCCTGCCCCTCGTGGACAGTTTGTCTTCCTCTGTACCTCCAGGAGGATCTTCTATTCCAGTAACCATGCCATCACCATTCCAGTCTTCTGGCAGTATACCTTCCAACACTCCTGACTCCCCAGTACAAGTTAAACGAGAACCTGTGTCTCCACAAGGCACAGAACTAAATGTGAATTCTGTACTCCAGAGCTCTGCATGTGCTCCACAAACAGAAGAGGCGGAACAGAATGATG AAGAGACCAACCAGAAAACTTCAGTGTATCCTGTTATCACTGCAACCATATCCCTAGCAGGACTGGCAGGTTGTTTCCAACAGACTAACCAAGATGTCCACAAGCCTGATGCAGACAAGGGACAGTCTGGAATTCCTGAGAACTCTTCTCCTCATTCAGTGTCTGTTTTCAGCAAGAGAGAAGCAAATGATACAGTTGGTGAAAAATTTTTGATGGATCAGTGTAGCACTTCCCTTTCAAAGCATTCAGTCCTTCTAGAAATGCCAATGGATAAAACGCCCAAATTGTCAGCAGAACCGTCTGAGCAACACTTGACAATGGCTACAGTCCCAGCTGAGAAAGGGAATAGAAGGAGGAGAAGGttaaggaagaagaaaactctgAGGGCAGCCCATGTGCCAGACAACAGTGATACTGAGCAGGATATGATTGACTTCAAGCCTGTCCGGAAAGTCAAGGGTGGAAAGGTCcctaaaggagaaaaagttaCTACATCTACTCCTACAAGAGAGGAGAGTGGAGTTACTGCTCAAGCAGTAAGAGACAAAGACAAGAATGACAGTGATGCTTCTCTGGAACTAGTGGAAATTTCAGCACCTCAGTGTGATGTGGTTGATGTTGGTTCATCAGAGTCAGGAGATGAGAAACCAGACGATCCGTCAAAGAGGGATTCATGCAATTCTGTGGATCAAGCAGCCCTAGAGGCATCTTGCTCTGGTTATGATGAAGTGAGCTCCACCAGTGAGATTGGCACAAATTCTAGGAATGATGGGAAAAGAAG TGTGGCTGAGATACAGACTTCCATATCATCCGTAAGAGGATCAAAGAATTCTTCAG AAGTGTCTTCAGAGCCAG AGCAGGAAGTGTGTGGCCATCTTTGA